A stretch of DNA from Pongo abelii isolate AG06213 chromosome 10, NHGRI_mPonAbe1-v2.0_pri, whole genome shotgun sequence:
GCATAGCTGAGGGAGGACCCCTGTCACCATCCAGAAAGACCATCCCCCGATTCCCCAAATGCCCCAGCAGAATATCTTGCAGGCTGCTTGctcagcctctgccctgccaGGAGAATGAGCACCTTCTCTAGAGCATCCACAAAAATGAAGTTGGAAAGTGTCCTGAGAGCACTGCATACTACCTAGAGAggtttggaggctgagacactgGGACAGAGGAAGAGCTATTTTGCTGAGGGGAGGGAGTAGAGGGGATTCATGATTAACAGGGAAAGGGAGCCTGGGGGAACCATGAGAGCAGCAAAAGACAATCAGGCTGAGGCCATGAACCAAAGCCACCATGAGTTCCTAATTGGCAGTACCTACAGGGAGAAGAGTTGCACAGTGTGGTCATGATGGCTGCATTTAAACAACTGCCAGGTGCTTCATATATACCTTCTCTCTAATCAGCAATCAGCGTCACTCCACTATGTGCATTTCTGGCCCCtaaactctctctgtctccctccttttttttttttttttttttttttttgagatggagtctcactctgttgcccaagctggagtgcagcggcacgatctcaactcactgcaatctccacctcctgggttcaagcaattctcctgcctcaacctcccaagtagctgggattacaggtgcacgccactatgcctggctaatttttgtatttttagtagagacggggtttcaccatgtttggccagcctggtcttgatctcctgacttcaagtgatctgcccgcctctgcctcccaaagtgctgggattacaggtgtgagccactgcacctggcccctaaaCTCTATTCCAAGCCATCGTTGCATTTAGCCTTTGCAGCAAAAGAGTGCATCGGAGAGAAGAGACATGACCCTCCTTGCAATACGGGGAAACTAAGCCTCCCGCAGGTGAAAGGACATACCCAAGGTCTTTACAACTAGAATTTAGAAGGGCCCAGAATAGATCCCTGACCTCTGAGTTCCACGCTCAGTCCTTGAGCAAGGAatgctgtttcctcatctgtgaaagggaTGCTGATTCCAGCCTTGCAGAGTTCCTAGCTGAAAGTGACATGAGGTCACGGCCCAGCGTAGGTCCTCATAAGTGGCAGttcattattactattgttattgttGACTCTTAACTTTTCCATCAGCCTTTGCAAAGAAATTCTGTGTATGGAGAGATCACACTAGCTGAATTCTGAGGCTTCTTCCAGCTTTGGGATTCTACATTCCTGTCTCTTCCCCCACGTGTATGTCCCTGGCGCTCCCAGAGCCTCTGCAGTTCTTGGAAGCCTGTGGACACTTCCTGATAAGGCAAACGCCAAACCATTTGTTCTTCGTGTTCGCTGGCTTGCCTGGCATCTCCGTGCCCCACACCTCTCCCTGGTATAGCAAGCAGATTAAACATCgctgagggagaggaaggaaggcagggggtggggggaagctgATGTCAAGGCTCAAATGAGGTCTCAGGGTGGAGTCACAAGCAGGGCATAGCTGTAAAAGGGACTGAGTAAGAAAGAAGTGAATTAATCATCTtaaaaggggtgtgtgtgtgtgtgtgtgtgtgtgtgtgtgtgtgtgtatttcacatGCTCCAAGGCCTTAGGGGAGATAGCTTGCTGGAAGTAACCTGATGAGAAATGCCTGAAATTGCTCCAGGCTGGTGCTCAGCTGCTGAGCTGGGCTAGTTGTTAAAATattcagcagtccccaacctttttggcaccagggaccagtttcgtagaaggcaatttttccatggactggggaatgaaactgttccacctcagatcatcgggcattagattcttataagaaGCGTGCAACCCAGATCCctggcatgcacagttcacaattggGTTcaagctcctatgagaatctaatgccactgctgatctgacaggaggcggagctcaggcagtaatgctggctgaactgctgctcacctcctgatGTGAGgccaggttcctaacaggccacagatggGTGCCGGTCCATGATTCGGGGGATGGGGACCCCTGAATATTGGCTAGCTATTGCCTGAGCCCTCCCTAGCCAACCCCAGTCACTCTGATCCTTCCCCAGGACCCTCTAAACCTCTCCACCTTCCAACAACTAAAGGGTTCCAGGACCCTCCTCCATCACTATGACATGCACCCATCCCTTCTGAATGGTCAGTGCCCAGCTGCaccagttgttaaatattttgaatctcAGCTCCAGGTGCAGGGAGTCCTGGCTCCATGAGAAAGTGAGTGGGTAACTTGGGGCAACTTGCTTAACTGCTCTGACCTTCCATTCCCGCATCCCTGCATGGAGGGGTTGTGATGGGAGTGAGAGGATGTGTATAACGCATTAAGCATGGAATACAGACTCAGGGCTTGGTCCATGGGAATTAATATTATGAAAAGGCTTCACAAGGCTGGACTCACACTCCAGCAGCTGGGACTCCTGGGAGCTCCTGGCTCTGCCCAGATTCTAGACACCAAGGAGTCGAACTGGAGTCTGGGACGCCTCTGAACCAATTTCAGGAGGCCTCGTTGCCTCCTCTCCCAGGGAAACCTCCAGTCATTAGAGGACAGGGAGATTCCTTCAGCCAGGCTGAGATCCTTGGAGATTTCCACCCAGGCAGGATGCTGCAGCTATTTGCCTTAACGATGGCAAGGAAATTCATCCCAATACATCCATCTCTGTGTGAAAAGCCCCATTTGGACTGAGGTCTTGGGTCTCAGCTTTCAAAGTCCGTGATCTTCCTATTTGGTTAGGGGAAACCAAATTACAGTCATTTGCAATACCGTCATTCACATCCCATCTTCACTATTTTTTGCCTTATATGCTTACATTACCATGATTtactaaaggtttttttttttccttttaggtcATCTCATTTTTGATAAAGTTAAATTCTCATCACTAAAATGTTCACTGAGGAAGGCAATCATGAAATAAATCCAATGAAAGCAAACTGTGGTTAAATTCTAACTAGATAATATTGCCTGCCTAAGGGCCTCAGCTCTCTCATTGTTAAAAAGGGAAGGTAGCAAGTGATAGAGGCTGAAGGTGTTAAAGGCATATTAGTATTTAGCAGAGACATTCCTTCAGTTGTAAGTAGAAGCATTGAAAGAGAATTGAAGAGGAATTACTTTCCCACCAAATGGGTTCGACATACAAGTTACCTGGTTAAGGACCTTGGACTTGTCTatctctctgagtttcagtttccccATAAGTAATATGAGAGCATTGTCATGGACAATCAGGAAGATCCTTTGGGGCCCTGATACTCTGTAGTTCAATGATCCTGCAATTTGTATGATACTCCATCTTGCTGTCAAGATGCCAACATGTAAGGCCAAAGACTGCAACGTAATTCTCACTCCACCCTAAGAAGTGGGTACTATTATTGCCCCCTTTTTTCTGCAAAGGAACAGGTTCAAAGAGGCAAGATCACCAGCCCCAGGTTGTGTGGTCAGGAAGAGTCAGAGTTTGAATGCAGGTCGGCCTGCCTGCAAAACCCATGCTTTAGGTCATAGCCACCCTGTCACACTGTACCTGGTGTACACTGGGTTGATGTGCACATGGTTAGACAGTCAGCCCATCCCCAGCATTGAGAGGGAGGTCTAAACTTTTGACTTTGTCTCCGCTTCAAAAGCTTGACTTGGCAGCTTTCtagttccctctttttcttccaaATGGGCTTCCCAGAAGCACCCTTGTTCATCTCCATGGTTCCAATTTGGCAAGGAATCTCCTGGGTAGATATGGTTCATGTGGCTACAGGTTGTTGtacccacaaaaaaagaaagaaagaaaaaaaaaaaactccccagCCCCTCCAGAAGGAGTCCTGCCTATGATCAGGAATGGGCTTACCTCATGCCTTGGTTCTTTTATCAAGACCTTTGTATTTACAATAGGCACAGCCAGCATGGACCAGTGGAAAGATTATGATTGAAGTTCCGGTCCTTCCTGCCATAGTCCTTCTTTCGAATGTCTGGTgctgggggaggcaggagagcaTCACGGTCAGATACTCTGAGTTTGGAGACCAAGATTCCAATTCCATTTCCTATCTGCCATTTGCCAGCTGAGCGACCTTGGGCAAAGCAGTTCACTTCTCTGAgcatcaatttcctcatctgtaagatggggatagCAATGGAATCTGCCTGGCGGGATTATTGTTAACACCAAAATGATATGATTCAGCTAAAGTACCTGGCACGTAGAAAGTACTGAGAAGGTCGTggatttcatgactaaaaaaaaaaatggcacccCAATGAGATCACTAATATGTCCTCACAGTTTTAATAGTTTGTTGAAGAAACCAAATTCTCAATAGTCTCATTCACCCAAAGCAAtccaaaaatcataaaaatacctTATTAGAACTTGGACCAGATTTAGGTTTAGAAATTCCATCTTCGATGCTTTCTCACTTGTTGAGCTTGTCATTTGATTTCCCCCAAGTCTCTGTTTAGTGATCTGTAGAATGGGCATATTAATTCTTACCTCTTAATCATCCTCTTATAATACTCCAACCAGGTATTGTCTATAATTGAGTTTTAAGAACAAGATAattggctgggctcggtggctcatgcctgttaactcagcactttgggaggctgaggtgggtggatcacaaggtcaggagttcgagaccagcctggccaacatggtgaaaccccatctctactaaaagtacaaaaattagccaggcgtgatggtgggcgtctgtaatccatactactcaggaggctgaggcaggagaattgcttgaacatgggaggcggaacttgcagtgagccaagatcacgcccctgcactccagcctgggtgacagagtgagactctgtctcaaaaaaaaaaaaaaggaagaacaagaTAGTAATGATCTGCTAagtgattgtattagtctgttttcacactgctgataaagacatacctgagactatgTAACTGAtataaaaaaaagaggtttaatggactcacagttccacgtggctggggaggcctcacaatcatggcagaaggtgaaagacacatcttatatggcagcagacaagagagaaaatgagaaccaagcaaaaaatcttataaaactgtcagatctcgtgagacttattccctaccatgagaacagtatggaggaaactgccccctacccatgattcaattatctcccatcaggtccctcccacaacatatggaaattatgggagctacaattcaagatgagatctgggtggacacagccaaactacatCAGAGATACTTAGGGTATGAACAAAATCAAGGCTTATTTTGAATACCATAGAGTATGTTGCCATCTGAAATCTACATGTGGCCAGCTTGGCCCCTTTTATCTGCCAAGGTACCTAGTGCTTGCATCACTATTAATGCATTTTGTAGTGAAACACTCTCCAGCAAGCACATGTCAGATGAAAATGTGTTGCCTGCTATGCACAACACCTTACTTGCGCTCTATAAAGGGATGGTAGTGGTGCCATTTCTGCTAGTAATTTTGGTCAGTAGTGGGTATTAAGGTGATGACTTCAACCTGGGACCAAATATGTGGGCCACAGCTCTCTTTTAAGTTAAGAACTACTGTTCAAACAGCATTTTACCATTTGCAAAGCATACTCAGACTCTGAAGTTCAAATACTCTACAAGTTcagtattattatcctcattttgcagatgagaaaacaagctcagagcAATTGAATAATCttcccaagaccacacagctagaaaggggtagagccaggattcaaacccaacaTTGTATGTCCCCAAAGCCTAAGCTCTTATCAAAAATATTTCCTCTCAAGTGAATAAAAGAATGTTTAAGCAATATTAacaacaataaatgaataaaatcgtGTGTTTCTCCTAGGCTTCCTGCAGAGGTGGATCCTGTGACAGTATTTGCCTCACTTTCCCCAGAGGGTCTGCTGATCATCGAAGCTCCCCAGGTCCCTCCTTACTCAACATTTGGAGAGAGCAGTTTCAACAACGAGCTTCCCCAGGACAGCCAGGAAGTCACCTGTACCTGAGATGCCAGTACTGGCCCATCCTTGTTTTGTCCCCAACCCTAGGGCTTCTCTGATTCCAGGATGCATTACTTTAGCTGAACTCAGATTTAGTGCAAGTAAAATGTTAGGGGGTGCGGGGGTGGGGACTGACCACAGATTCCCTGGATAGTGTAGTGGTAGATTTCTCCACAAGATAGCACAATTGGCAAATCATGCTTGGTTGCGTTAGGCCAAAATACTAGTTTTGCTTTCTTTACCTTTTCTATCTTGATGAAAATGTTGCACATTCTATAGTTGCAAAACACATAAAAGGGGACTTAACATTTCACGTTGTATCTTACTTGCAGTGAATGCAAGGGTTACTTTTCTCTGGGGACCTCCCCCATCACCCAGATTCCTACTCTGGGCTCCTAATTCCCACGGCTCCCAAACCATGCCGCATGGTTTGGTTAATGAAACCCAGTAGCTAACCCCACTGTGCTTCCACATGCCTGGCCTACAAAGGGTGATATACAGGTCTTATATCCCCATATGGAATTTATCCATCAACCACATAAAAACAAACAGTGCCTTCTGCCCTCTGCCCAGATGTTTCCAGCACGTTCCCAAGGTTTCCAAGTTAGCACACCCTAAGGACTCTGGGAGCCTGTCAGTTTATGATCTGGCCTAGGTCCCCCCTTTCTTCTGTCCCCTATGTTTAAGTCGGGATTTTTACAGAGGGAGCTGTCTCCAGACAGCTCCATCAGGAACCAAGCAAAGGCCAGATAGCCTGACAGATAGGCTAGTGGTATTGTGTATATGGGCGGGATGTGTGTGTCATTGTTATTTGAGTTATGCTGTTGTTTAGGGGGAAATAacagtgaataataataataataataataataataataataataaaggagctGACGTTCTTAGCCTTGTGTGGTTCTTTTAATGAGGAACTAAATATAATACCACCTAGATATACAACATCAGTTAGCAACGCTGTGGCTTAAAGTAATATTGCGCGGAGCTGCGATGCctaaaggagggagaaagggaggccaCAAAGGCCGGGCGAGGCAGTATACGAGCCCTGAGGAGATCGACGTGCAGCTGCAGGCTGAGAAGCAGAAGGCCAGGGAAGAAGAGGAGCAAAAAGAAGGTGGAGATGCGGCTGCAGGTGACcccaaaaaggagaagaaatctcTAGACTCAGATGAGAGTGAGGATGAAGAAGATGACTACCAGCAAAAGCACAAAGGCATTGAAGGGCTCATCAACATCGAGAACCCCAACCGGGTGGCACAGACAACCAAAAAGTTCATACAACTGGATCTGGATGGGCCAAAGGAGCTTTTGAGGAGAGAACGAGAAGAGATTGAgaagcagaaggcaaaagagcGTTACATGAAAATGCACTTGACCGGGAAGACAGAGCAAGCCAAGGCTGACCTGGCCCGGCTGGCCATCATCCGGAAACAGCGGGAGGAGACTGcctggaagaaggaagaggaaaggaaaacaaaagatgtGCCACATTGTCAGGAAAACGAAAGCAGTCGCTCTCCCTGAATAAGTAACCACAACCCATGGGAGGAGATGCCGGGGACCTGGGCCGCGCTGCCAGGACCTCTGCTGTGTCTCGCCCGCCCTGTGCCCTGGCGCCGCTGCAACAGCCCCTCATGGCCAGGAGCCCTCCATGGCCTGGGGCCTCCTCTTCATCTTGGCACGGAAATTGTTTGGGGGATATGtgggtgggaggggctgggggaggggcagctgctATCTTTGAGACAGAAAGATGCAGGACAGCATTTCATATGTAACCATTTGAATGTTTTCgctgtttttagaattcagaGCCCTTGCTGGGGGGGTGCCTGGGAGATGGGGTAAGAAGAGCTTTCATTTGTCTGGTAGATAGCATGTAAGGGAGTGGTTGTCCCAGGAAGCAGCTGCTGACAGGTTTGCTACCCCCAGCCCCGGACTGTGTTGCCTGGGTGCTCATTCAGAGAGGGGCTGTCATCTGGGAGCCTGTGCCCCTGGGTCCTCGAGGGTTATGGCTTGTCCCTGGTCAGTCCTGTCTGATCGAGGCCTCGCCTCTCTGCCCTTCCCTGCCCGGTTCCTACCCACCTGGCTAGGGCCAGTGCCCATTTTTAACCCTACCCATTGATCATTTCAGGAAACCTCTGTTTACTGTGGGGCACCCAGGCAAAACATGCTCCACAAGTTCAACTTGTATATTTGGCAGATTAAACTTGACATTAtcgtaaaaaaggaaaaaaaaaaataatgttgccGGGTGAATAGTGGCTTAAATGATATAAATAGCTGTTTTCTAACTTCACAAAAAGTTTAGAGGTAAGTAGatacacagtttttttttcagctgttaTGCCACCAAGAGCCCAggacatttccatttttttctctgccaTCTCTGACAAGTGTACATAATCATAGCCTATCCTCATGGTTGCAAGATGGCTGCAGCAGCTCCAGGCATCTCATCCTCATATGACAATGTATGGGAATAGAAGGAAGTCATAAAAAGGTATTATCACCTAGCTTCATTTATCAGTGAGCAGGATATCGTCCAGAAGCTCCTAGCAGACTTCTTTTTCGATCTCATTGGCCAAAAGTGGGTCACATGCCTACCCTGAGACCAATTTCTGCCAAAAGGGAAAAGGATGGTCATGACAGGCTTGGATCAACATCTTCTGAGGCCAGGAACATTGCTGCCTGAACAAAACAAGGTTCTgttaggaaggaggaaagaggccTAGCAGCTCTGAGGGTAGTTAACAGTGCTGTGGCTGCCACGGGTTTGGATGCTGCTGGGAACACAGATCCCTGACTGTAGGGTGGGAGAGAGAAGGGCTGCCGTGGTAAGTGCCAGGAGTCCCAACTCAAACTAATTTAAGCCAAAAGTGGTATTTATTGGTGCACATAGCTGAGAAGTCTGGGATAAGAGCTGCTTGCTGGGAGAGCTGGATTCGGGGCACTAATGCTATCAACAGAATTGTTTCCCTCCATCTGACGTGGCCCTGCAATAATGGCTTCATTCCCACTGTCCCTGTTGCCCCCGCTTCCCACGCTCTCAGCCCTCCATGCCCCATGTCCTCTCATCGGGGCCACAAGGTAGCTGCAGTCACTACAGCTCcacaatccacattccagtcctgaGGGAGAAAAGCCAGTCTTCTCCCACAGCGTCTGCCATTTTGGATagtcattctttttttactttttttttttttagacagagtctcacattttgtcgcccaggctggagtgcagtggagctatctcTAGTTCAccgaaagctctgcctcccatatTTAAGCGattgattctcctgactcagcctcctgagtagctgggactacaagcgcccaataccacgcccagctaatttttgcatttttagtagagacagggtttcaccatgttggctaggctggtctggaactcctgacctcaagtgatccacctgcctcagcctcccaaagtgctgggattacaggcgtgagccacagtgccctgctACTTATTCCAGAGTCATTCTTAGTGGACCAGCCTGATCATATGATCATCCCGGAGCCAAGCGTAGGTCAAGAAATCAGTGCTTTGATTGGTCAGGCCTGAGTCACATGCTCCATCCCTGCAGCCAATCCCATTTAATCCAACAACATCCTAGGAAGTAGATGTTGTTATTTTTGCAATGAAAAAGCTTGAGGCCAAGAGAGAAGTGGCTTGGGTAAGTCATGTGATGACAGCAAAACTTGAacttatatgttttattttggaaGGTCAATAAGGAGCTACTGGGCTGCTTCTCAAGGACACCTCCAAACCCCCAAAAGACAGCAAAATCAGCGACTGAACACCCACTGTGCTGGGGCCTGTACTAGGAGCCAAGGGCATAGCAAACCGTGAGTCGCAATCCCAGCCTGCAAAGCGCTCTCAGTTCAGTAACAGAGACAGGCAAATAAATAATGGCCCTCACTAATCTTTGATTTGTGCAGACACCATGCTGGGTGCTTTATGTATATTTAATTGCACTACAATCATACGAGGTAgttccaattttcttttcttttctccctctctattttttttttttttttttttttagagggagtctcactgtgtcacccaggctggagggcagcggcacgatcttagctcactgcaccctccacctcccaggttcaagtgattctcatgcctcagcctccccagtagctgggattacaggtgccccaccacgcctagctaatttttatatttttagtagagacaacattttcaccatattggccaggctggtctgtaactcctgacctcaagtgatccactcgccttggcctcccaaagtgctgggattacaggcgtgagccactgcgcccagctgagatAGGTCCAGCGtttatctccatttttcagataagcaaaagtGCCCTGCCCCAAATCATATACCTGATAAGCAACTGGCCCAGGCAGCCCGACTTCAGGACCTTCACTCTTCACTATTATTCTGTTCTGACTTTCTCCTAACAAAGCAAAAGATGTGTGCCTTGAGTCCATCCAAATtatgggaagagaagagaggtGTTTCAGATTGGGGCTTTGCGAAGCGCAGGGGGATCAGGGGTGTCTTCTTAGAGGAGGGTTCACTCGTGGCAGGCTTGAGGATCAGGCACAGTTATAGGACTTGAGCAAGCAGGGTTTGGGGCAGGGAGGTGCCTCACAGGCAGAAGAAAACACATGAGCCAAGGCAAAAGGCATGTTCCTTTTAAAATCCTTTCATGGTTCCCCATTGTTTACAAGATTGAGTGCAGACTTCTTTGCAAGACTTATTAGGCTGCTGGATCCGTCCCTGGGTGACCTTTTTCCACTACAGCCCAAATCCCcactctctccctcctgccccacCTAACTTCCCTCTGTTCTTCCCACCAGACAGGCCCTTTCTTGCTACCAGGACTTTGAATACACTACTCTCTCTCTTCCAAGGATTACTGTCCCACCCTCTTCATTGGCTAATTCTTTGGAGTCTCTGCTGGGCCTCCTACCAGGCTGGCCAGAGCCCCCTCTCACTTACTCTTATCCCAACACAACACATCATATTGTAACAGCCTAGGTATTTGTGTAGcagataaataataacaataacaaaaatcaaaactgatcctagctactctgctttcaaggaagggaggaggaatcATTTCAAGCCTAGGGGAAAATCCTTACCCATCTGAtatttgttcaacaaacatttactggacACCTACCATGTGCAAGGCACTGGGCTGGGTGTTAGATACTGTTTCTTCCCACTTTAAGATCCTGGTGAGAGGAGGAAAGTAAGATTGTCATTTCCAAGTTCTCTAGTTCTAGGCCACTGAATGGTGAGACTCCAAGCAGGTAGAGTAGAAGCCCATCCATGAGAGGGTTCCCTAGCCAAGGGCATGGAGAACCACACAGGTCCGCCCAAGCAAGTGAGCAAGGGCTCTAAAGCAAGGGGGCCTGGCAACGTGTTGGATGGCTGA
This window harbors:
- the LOC100439763 gene encoding 28 kDa heat- and acid-stable phosphoprotein-like yields the protein MPKGGRKGGHKGRARQYTSPEEIDVQLQAEKQKAREEEEQKEGGDAAAGDPKKEKKSLDSDESEDEEDDYQQKHKGIEGLINIENPNRVAQTTKKFIQLDLDGPKELLRREREEIEKQKAKERYMKMHLTGKTEQAKADLARLAIIRKQREETAWKKEEERKTKDVPHCQENESSRSP